A genomic window from Solanum stenotomum isolate F172 chromosome 10, ASM1918654v1, whole genome shotgun sequence includes:
- the LOC125878379 gene encoding transcription factor MYC2 has protein sequence MTEYSLPTMNLWNNSTSDDNVSMMEAFMSSDLSFWATTNSTTTNSASAAVVGVNSNLLHTNNNNPSVFPLSSSTSVSAAAAVDTSKSMPFFNQETLQQRLQALIDGARETWTYAIFWQSSVVDFSSPSVLGWGDGYYKGEEDKAKRKLAVSSPAYIAEQEHRKKVLRELNSLISGAPAGTDDAVDEEVTDTEWFFLISMTQSFVNGSGLPGQALYSSSPIWVAGTEKLAASHCERVRQAQGFGLQTIVCIPSANGVVELGSTELIVESSDLMNKVRVLFNFSNDLGSGSWAVQPESDPSALWLTEPSSSGMEVRESLNTVQTNSVPSSNSNKQITYANENNHQSGNGQSCYNQQQQQNNPPQQQAQGFFTRELNFSEFGFDGSSHRNGNASLSCKPESGEILNFGDSTKKIASSANVNLFTGQSQFGAVEENNKNKNKKRSATSRGSNEEGMLSFVSGTVLPSSGMKSGGGEDSEHSDLEASVVKEADSSRVVEPEKRPRKRGRKPANGREEPLNHVEAERQRREKLNQRFYALRAVVPNVSKMDKASLLGDAISYINELKSKLQNTESDKEDLKSQIEDLKKESRRPGPPPPNQDLKIGGKIVDVDIDVKIIGWDAMIRIQCNKKNHPAARLMAALMELDLDVHHASVSVVNDLMIQQATVKMGSRHYTEEQLRVALKSKIAETPLESR, from the coding sequence ATGACTGAATACAGCTTACCCACCATGAATTTGTGGAACAATAGTACTAGCGATGATAACGTGTCTATGATGGAAGCTTTTATGTCTTCTGATCTTTCTTTTTGGGCTACTACTaattctactactactaattcTGCTTCTGCTGCTGTGGTTGGCGTCAATTCAAATCTTCTtcatactaataataataatccgTCTGTTTTTCCTCTATCTTCTTCTACATCTGTATCCGCGGCTGCGGCTGTTGATACTTCCAAATCTATGCCGTTTTTCAACCAAGAAACTCTTCAGCAGCGTCTTCAAGCTCTTATCGATGGTGCTAGAGAGACGTGGACTTACGCTATCTTTTGGCAATCGTCGGTTGTTGATTTCTCGAGTCCTTCTGTGTTGGGTTGGGGAGATGGTTATTACAAAGGCGAAGAAGATAAAGCCAAAAGAAAATTAGCGGTTTCTTCTCCTGCTTATATTGCTGAGCAGGAGCACCGGAAGAAGGTTCTCCGGGAGCTGAATTCGTTGATTTCCGGGGCACCAGCTGGGACCGATGATGCTGTTGATGAAGAAGTTACCGACACCGAATGGTTCTTTCTTATCTCCATGACCCAATCGTTTGTTAATGGAAGTGGGCTTCCTGGTCAGGCGTTGTATAGTTCCAGTCCTATTTGGGTCGCCGGAACTGAGAAATTGGCAGCTTCCCACTGCGAACGGGTTAGACAAGCACAAGGGTTCGGGCTTCAGACTATTGTCTGTATTCCTTCAGCTAACGGCGTAGTTGAATTGGGCTCGACAGAGTTGATTGTTGAAAGTTCTGATCTCATGAACAAGGTTAGAGTATTGTTTAACTTCAGTAATGATTTGGGGTCTGGTTCATGGGCTGTGCAGCCGGAGAGCGACCCGTCGGCGCTTTGGCTCACTGAACCATCGTCCTCAGGTATGGAAGTTAGAGAGTCTTTAAATACAGTACAAACAAATTCAGTTCCATCAAGTAATAGTAATAAGCAAATTACTTATGCAAATGAGAATAATCATCAATCTGGAAATGGTCAGAGTTGTTACAATCAGCAGCAACAACAGAACAATCCTCCTCAACAACAGGCACAAGGATTTTTCACGAGGGAGTTGAATTTTTCGGAATTCGGGTTCGATGGAAGTAGTCATAGGAATGGGAATGCATCGCTCTCTTGCAAACCTGAATCAggagaaatcttgaattttggTGATAGTACTAAAAAAATTGCTTCCAGTGCAAATGTGAACTTGTTTACGGGTCAGTCCCAATTTGGGGCAGTGGAGGAGAataacaagaacaagaacaagaaaagATCAGCTACTTCCAGGGGAAGCAATGAAGAAGGAATGCTTTCATTTGTTTCAGGTACAGTTTTGCCTTCTTCGGGTATGAAGTCAGGTGGAGGCGAAGACTCTGAACATTCAGATCTTGAGGCTTCAGTGGTGAAAGAAGCTGATAGTAGTAGAGTGGTAGAACCAGAAAAGAGGCCAAGGAAGCGAGGGAGAAAGCCAGCGAATGGACGAGAGGAGCCTTTGAATCACGTCGAGGCAGAGAGGCAAAGGAGGGAGAAATTGAACCAAAGATTCTACGCGCTTAGAGCTGTTGTACCAAATGTGTCTAAGATGGACAAGGCATCACTTCTTGGAGATGCAATTTCATATATAAACGAGTTGAAATCAAAGCTTCAAAATACAGAGTCAGATAAAGAAGACTTGAAGAGCCAAATAGAAGATTTAAAGAAAGAATCAAGGCGCCCCGGTCCTCCACCACCAAACCAAGATCTCAAGATTGGAGGCAAGATTGTAGACGTGGATATAGACGTTAAGATAATCGGCTGGGATGCAATGATTCGTATACAATGTAATAAAAAGAATCATCCAGCTGCAAGGTTAATGGCAGCCCTCATGGAATTAGACCTAGACGTGCACCATGCCAGTGTTTCAGTTGTCAACGATTTGATGATCCAACAAGCCACAGTGAAAATGGGTAGCAGACATTACACTGAAGAGCAGCTTAGGGTAGCATTGAAATCGAAAATTGCTGAAACCCCCTTAGAAAGTAGATAG